The following are encoded in a window of Paenibacillus polymyxa genomic DNA:
- a CDS encoding flavin reductase family protein: protein MNPIHQMNEMNHSPDVITINPSILYYGTPVILLNTLNEDGTTNISPISSSWALGDCVVLGIGIGGKAFENMKRHPECVINVPGPSMWENVERLAPYTGKNPVPAEKKKNGFMHHKDKYEISGLTSMDSNRVKPARIRECPIQIEAKVKDVRIPDHSPYFAIVETQAIQVHVHQDIILGENHIDPTKWSPLIYNFRHYFGLGEHLGKTFRSET from the coding sequence ATGAACCCAATACATCAGATGAATGAGATGAATCATAGCCCAGACGTTATAACGATTAACCCTAGCATTTTATATTACGGAACCCCTGTAATTTTACTCAATACGCTGAATGAGGATGGAACGACCAATATTAGCCCCATTTCCTCCTCGTGGGCATTAGGAGATTGTGTGGTACTAGGTATTGGAATTGGTGGGAAAGCATTTGAAAATATGAAGCGGCATCCTGAATGTGTAATCAACGTCCCGGGGCCTTCGATGTGGGAAAATGTAGAACGTTTGGCTCCTTATACAGGCAAGAATCCTGTTCCAGCGGAAAAAAAGAAAAATGGATTTATGCACCATAAAGATAAGTATGAGATCAGCGGACTAACTTCGATGGACTCGAATAGGGTCAAGCCCGCCCGAATCAGGGAGTGCCCTATTCAAATTGAAGCCAAGGTGAAGGATGTAAGAATTCCTGACCATTCTCCTTATTTTGCGATCGTCGAAACTCAAGCCATCCAGGTGCATGTTCATCAGGATATCATCCTCGGTGAGAACCATATTGATCCGACAAAGTGGAGCCCACTCATCTATAATTTCCGCCATTATTTTGGTCTGGGTGAGCATTTGGGCAAAACCTTCCGATCTGAAACCTGA